A window from Intestinimonas massiliensis (ex Afouda et al. 2020) encodes these proteins:
- a CDS encoding HlyD family efflux transporter periplasmic adaptor subunit: MKQPTIITKVVMLVIFLASVVYLVGAAWQIFTDPFSTIMTYEYTVDDAAEATGWLVRTEQVIPGQGSIVDVLPDQGEKVGAGQTVAVVYRDETALDRSRQRRALELKLQQLNYTLLRGEASWDNQRLDQSITDAMARLRASAAAGDLTGLEEQALTLKSLVLQREATYDGAASIDAQIQAVQAQINALDQASGADTTAVRAPVAGTFSALADGYESVLTPAALNNLTPLSLETLTAQPVAAPEGAVGKLITKATWYFAVTVPEEVAARLVEGWSVRIRFSRDWSGEVAMKTESISAPQDGRTAVVFSSDRHLADTSLLRRQTVDLIFDSTTGIRVPKKAIRTIDVTRTDPDTGEKVPTGEKQVGLYVLTGVQAEWRPVEILADDGDYCLVQSVLSDNPTATEQKKMLRAGDEVIVAAEDLFDGKVVR, translated from the coding sequence ATGAAGCAGCCCACAATCATTACAAAAGTCGTCATGCTGGTGATCTTTCTGGCCAGTGTGGTCTACCTGGTGGGGGCCGCCTGGCAGATTTTCACCGACCCCTTTTCCACCATCATGACCTACGAGTATACGGTGGACGACGCGGCGGAGGCCACGGGCTGGCTGGTGCGCACCGAGCAGGTGATCCCCGGCCAGGGCTCCATTGTGGACGTGCTTCCCGACCAGGGGGAGAAGGTGGGGGCGGGCCAGACGGTGGCGGTGGTCTACCGGGACGAGACCGCCCTGGACCGCAGCCGCCAGCGCCGGGCCCTGGAGCTGAAGCTGCAGCAGCTCAACTACACCCTGCTGCGGGGGGAGGCCTCCTGGGACAACCAGCGGCTGGACCAGTCCATCACCGACGCCATGGCCCGCCTGCGCGCCTCGGCGGCGGCGGGGGACCTGACCGGCCTGGAGGAGCAGGCCCTGACGCTGAAGAGCCTGGTGCTCCAGCGGGAGGCCACCTATGACGGGGCGGCCTCCATTGACGCCCAGATTCAGGCCGTCCAGGCCCAGATCAACGCGTTGGACCAGGCCTCCGGCGCCGATACCACCGCGGTGAGGGCGCCGGTGGCGGGGACCTTCTCCGCCCTGGCCGATGGCTACGAGTCGGTGCTCACCCCCGCCGCGCTGAACAACCTGACCCCCCTGTCCCTGGAGACGCTCACCGCCCAGCCGGTCGCCGCGCCGGAGGGGGCGGTGGGCAAGCTCATCACGAAGGCCACCTGGTATTTCGCCGTCACCGTGCCGGAGGAGGTGGCCGCGCGGCTGGTGGAGGGCTGGTCGGTGCGCATCCGGTTTTCCCGGGACTGGTCGGGAGAGGTCGCCATGAAGACCGAGTCCATCAGCGCTCCCCAGGACGGGCGGACGGCGGTGGTCTTTTCCTCCGACCGGCATCTGGCTGACACCTCCCTGCTCCGCCGCCAGACGGTGGATCTCATCTTTGACAGCACCACCGGCATCCGGGTGCCCAAAAAGGCCATCCGCACCATCGACGTGACCCGGACCGACCCGGACACCGGCGAAAAGGTCCCCACCGGGGAGAAACAGGTGGGGCTGTATGTGCTGACCGGCGTCCAGGCGGAGTGGCGGCCGGTGGAGATCCTGGCGGACGACGGGGACTACTGCCTGGTGCAGAGCGTCCTGTCGGACAACCCCACCGCCACCGAACAGAAAAAGATGCTGCGGGCGGGGGACGAGGTGATTGTGGCCGCCGAGGATCTGTTTGACGGAAAAGTGGTGCGATAG
- a CDS encoding cell division protein SepF, which yields MGFIDELKRLARPYEDEEEDEEAFDDFEPVSRVERKEKPREATGALYAVDPEPRRSNKVVNIHTTTQLQVVLVKPDRFENAAEIADHLREKRTVVLNLESTNKDIARRLLDFLSGVAYANEGKIKKVAISTYIITPYNVDILGDLIDELENNGLYF from the coding sequence ATGGGATTCATTGATGAATTGAAGCGTCTGGCCCGCCCCTATGAGGACGAGGAAGAGGACGAAGAGGCATTTGACGACTTTGAGCCCGTCTCCCGGGTGGAGCGCAAGGAGAAGCCCCGGGAGGCCACCGGCGCGCTGTACGCCGTGGACCCGGAGCCCCGCCGCAGCAATAAGGTGGTCAACATCCACACCACCACCCAGCTCCAGGTGGTGCTGGTGAAGCCCGACCGCTTCGAGAACGCCGCCGAGATCGCCGACCACCTGCGGGAGAAGCGCACGGTGGTGCTCAACCTGGAGTCCACCAACAAGGACATCGCCCGCCGCCTGCTGGATTTCCTGTCCGGCGTGGCTTACGCCAACGAGGGCAAGATCAAGAAGGTGGCCATCTCCACCTATATCATCACGCCCTACAACGTGGATATTTTAGGAGATCTGATCGACGAGCTGGAAAACAACGGGCTGTACTTCTAG
- the ileS gene encoding isoleucine--tRNA ligase, which yields MDYNQTIHLPQTDFPMRAGLPKREPEMLQAMYDKDLYHKMVGRNDGKPLFVLHDGPPYANGSIHIGTALNKILKDIIVKEKNMTGYCSPYVPGWDTHGLPIESAILKDKKVKRDELTTSEFREKCKEYALSFVDKQREQFKRLGVLGEWDDPYLTLKPAFEAKQVEIFGKMAEKGFIYKGMKPVYWCPHDQTALAEAEIEYQDDPCTTLFVKFPVRDDQGKLGRYADLSKTYFVIWTTTPWTIPGNMAICLNAEYDYVLLQAPNGEVYILAKDLAESVCKAAHIDFEASKVLAVLKGSAFERMTAKHPMFDRDSVILNGDHVTLDAGTGCVHTAPGFGADDFNICRQYDAAGLTHIGTPVPVNAKGVMTDERYNGQFYAKANDMVVEDLEAEGFLLAKEEITHSYPHCWRCKHPIIYRATEQWFCSVDAIKDAAVAACDGIRWKPDWGKDRMTGMITERNDWCISRQRVWGVPIPIFYCDSCGADIVTPETIRHVAALFREHGSNVWFDREADRLVPAGFRCPKCGHTHFTKESDIMDVWFDSGSTHAAVLDERPYLHFPADVYLEGGDQYRGWFQSSMLTSIAAKGVAPYKQIITHGWTVDGEGKAMHKSLGNAVGPEEVIKDYGADMLRLWVASADYTQDMRISKDIMKQLSQAYLKIRNTARYMLGNLCDFNPDADQTPLDRMEALDRFALASFNDLVKTVREAYVRYEFHAVYRAVYNFCVVDMSNFYLDIIKDRLYCGDAHGRRSAQTALYTILDGMTRLIAPILAFTSDEIWSAMPHTADVNTESVLLNDMPGYDEALALSEADQVRWDKLISVRDAVNKALENARAAGVFKKAQDTEVTLSVAEQKDADFLSGVDLATLCIVSRVTVTTGAVEGEKMADCLIPCTIAVKLSEAPKCVRCWNHNEHVGEDHDHPELCPRCAGVVRAEA from the coding sequence ATGGACTACAACCAGACCATCCATCTGCCCCAGACCGACTTCCCCATGCGGGCGGGTCTGCCCAAGCGGGAGCCCGAGATGCTCCAGGCCATGTACGACAAGGACCTCTACCACAAGATGGTGGGCCGCAACGACGGCAAGCCCCTCTTCGTCCTCCACGACGGCCCCCCCTATGCCAACGGCAGCATCCACATCGGCACGGCCCTGAACAAGATCCTCAAGGACATCATTGTCAAAGAGAAGAACATGACGGGCTACTGCTCCCCCTACGTGCCCGGCTGGGACACCCACGGCCTGCCCATCGAGTCCGCCATCCTGAAGGACAAGAAGGTGAAGCGGGACGAGCTGACCACCAGCGAGTTCCGGGAGAAATGCAAGGAGTACGCCCTGAGCTTCGTGGACAAGCAGCGGGAGCAGTTCAAGCGCCTGGGCGTGCTGGGCGAGTGGGACGACCCCTACCTGACCCTGAAGCCCGCCTTTGAGGCCAAGCAGGTGGAGATCTTTGGCAAGATGGCGGAAAAGGGCTTTATCTATAAGGGCATGAAGCCGGTGTACTGGTGCCCCCATGACCAGACCGCCCTGGCCGAGGCCGAGATTGAATACCAGGACGACCCCTGCACCACCCTGTTCGTCAAGTTCCCCGTCCGGGACGACCAGGGCAAGCTGGGCCGGTACGCCGACCTGAGCAAGACCTACTTCGTCATCTGGACCACGACGCCCTGGACCATCCCGGGCAACATGGCCATCTGCCTCAACGCCGAGTATGACTACGTGCTCCTCCAGGCCCCCAACGGCGAGGTCTATATCCTGGCCAAGGACCTGGCCGAGTCGGTCTGCAAGGCCGCCCACATTGACTTTGAGGCCTCCAAGGTGCTGGCCGTCCTCAAGGGCAGTGCGTTTGAACGGATGACCGCCAAGCACCCCATGTTCGACCGGGATTCCGTCATCCTCAACGGCGACCACGTCACGTTGGACGCCGGCACCGGCTGCGTCCACACCGCCCCCGGCTTCGGCGCCGACGACTTCAATATCTGCCGCCAGTACGACGCCGCCGGGCTGACCCATATCGGCACCCCCGTGCCGGTGAACGCCAAGGGCGTCATGACCGACGAGCGGTACAACGGCCAGTTCTACGCCAAGGCCAACGACATGGTGGTAGAGGATCTGGAGGCCGAGGGTTTCCTCCTGGCCAAGGAGGAGATCACCCACTCCTACCCCCACTGCTGGCGGTGCAAGCACCCCATCATCTACCGGGCCACCGAGCAGTGGTTTTGCTCCGTGGACGCCATCAAGGACGCTGCCGTGGCGGCCTGCGACGGCATCCGGTGGAAGCCGGACTGGGGCAAGGACCGCATGACGGGCATGATTACCGAGCGCAACGACTGGTGCATCAGCCGCCAGCGGGTGTGGGGCGTGCCCATCCCCATCTTCTACTGCGATTCCTGCGGGGCGGATATCGTCACCCCCGAGACCATCCGGCATGTGGCCGCCCTCTTCCGGGAGCACGGCTCCAACGTCTGGTTCGACCGGGAGGCCGATCGGCTGGTGCCCGCCGGGTTCCGCTGCCCCAAGTGCGGCCACACCCACTTCACCAAGGAGTCCGACATCATGGACGTGTGGTTCGACTCCGGCTCCACCCACGCCGCAGTGCTGGATGAGCGGCCCTACCTCCATTTCCCCGCCGATGTCTATCTGGAGGGCGGCGACCAGTACCGGGGCTGGTTCCAGTCCTCCATGCTGACCAGCATCGCCGCCAAGGGCGTGGCCCCCTATAAGCAGATCATCACCCACGGCTGGACCGTGGACGGCGAGGGCAAGGCCATGCACAAGTCCCTGGGCAATGCCGTGGGCCCCGAGGAGGTCATCAAGGACTACGGCGCCGACATGCTGCGCCTGTGGGTGGCCTCGGCCGACTATACCCAGGATATGCGCATCTCCAAGGACATCATGAAGCAGCTCTCCCAGGCCTATCTGAAGATCCGTAACACCGCCCGGTACATGCTGGGCAACCTGTGCGATTTCAACCCCGACGCCGACCAGACGCCCCTGGACCGGATGGAGGCGCTGGACCGCTTCGCCCTGGCCTCCTTCAACGACCTGGTCAAGACCGTCCGCGAGGCCTATGTCCGCTATGAGTTCCACGCCGTCTACCGGGCGGTGTACAACTTCTGCGTGGTGGATATGTCCAACTTCTACCTGGACATCATCAAGGACCGGCTGTATTGCGGGGACGCCCACGGCCGCCGCTCCGCCCAGACCGCCCTGTATACCATCCTGGACGGCATGACCCGGCTCATCGCCCCCATCCTGGCCTTCACCAGCGACGAGATCTGGAGCGCCATGCCCCACACCGCCGACGTGAACACTGAGAGCGTCCTGCTCAACGACATGCCCGGCTACGACGAGGCTCTGGCCCTGTCCGAGGCGGACCAGGTCCGCTGGGATAAGCTGATCTCGGTCCGCGACGCGGTGAACAAGGCCCTGGAGAACGCCCGGGCCGCCGGGGTCTTTAAAAAGGCCCAGGACACCGAGGTCACCCTCTCCGTGGCCGAGCAGAAGGACGCGGACTTCCTGTCCGGCGTGGACCTGGCCACCCTGTGCATCGTCTCCAGGGTCACCGTCACCACCGGGGCGGTGGAGGGGGAAAAGATGGCCGACTGCCTCATCCCCTGCACCATCGCGGTCAAGCTGTCCGAGGCCCCTAAGTGCGTGCGCTGCTGGAACCATAACGAGCACGTGGGGGAGGACCACGACCACCCCGAGCTGTGCCCCCGTTGCGCCGGGGTCGTGCGCGCCGAAGCATAA
- a CDS encoding YggS family pyridoxal phosphate-dependent enzyme: protein MSLLENIAKVKKNIAAAARSAGRGPDEVTLVAATKVQSSDTIRAAIAAGITVCGENRVQELTAHLADYAYDGARVHFIGHLQTNKVKYVVGRVDLIESVDSPRLLEAIDRQAAKLGIVQDILLEVNIAGEESKGGCPASELPTLARLARSAGHVRLRGLMCIPPVAAAPGDNCMFFRKTRQLFVDIRMEMGDNDSDIDCLSMGMSGDYEDAVREGATLVRVGTALFGPRPPVHAGTV, encoded by the coding sequence ATGTCGCTGTTGGAAAACATCGCAAAGGTAAAGAAGAACATTGCCGCCGCCGCCCGGTCGGCGGGCCGGGGCCCGGATGAGGTCACGCTGGTGGCCGCCACCAAGGTCCAGAGCTCGGACACCATCCGGGCGGCCATCGCCGCCGGGATCACCGTCTGCGGGGAGAACCGGGTCCAGGAGCTCACCGCCCATCTGGCCGACTACGCCTACGATGGGGCCCGGGTCCACTTCATCGGTCACCTCCAGACCAACAAGGTCAAGTATGTGGTGGGCCGGGTGGATCTGATCGAGTCGGTGGACTCCCCCCGCCTGCTGGAGGCCATCGACCGGCAGGCGGCCAAGCTGGGCATCGTGCAGGACATCCTGCTGGAGGTGAACATCGCCGGCGAGGAGAGTAAGGGCGGCTGTCCGGCGTCAGAGCTGCCCACTCTGGCCCGCCTGGCCCGGTCGGCGGGGCACGTGCGGCTGCGGGGATTGATGTGTATTCCGCCCGTTGCCGCCGCTCCGGGGGATAATTGTATGTTTTTCCGCAAAACCCGGCAGCTTTTTGTTGACATAAGAATGGAAATGGGCGATAATGATTCTGATATCGACTGTCTCTCCATGGGGATGAGCGGCGACTACGAGGACGCGGTTCGCGAAGGGGCCACTCTGGTGCGGGTGGGCACGGCCCTGTTCGGGCCCCGGCCGCCTGTGCACGCCGGAACGGTCTGA
- the hfq gene encoding RNA chaperone Hfq, translating into MQRQTSLQDTFLTRARRAKSPVTVFLMNGYQLRGIITGFDSFAVVLVSDGKQQFIYKHAISTIAPLQPVPLEGEEEG; encoded by the coding sequence ATGCAGAGACAGACAAGCCTACAGGATACCTTTTTGACCCGGGCCCGGAGGGCCAAAAGTCCGGTGACCGTTTTTCTGATGAACGGCTACCAGCTCCGGGGGATCATCACCGGGTTCGATTCCTTTGCCGTAGTCCTGGTGTCGGACGGCAAGCAGCAATTTATCTACAAGCACGCCATCTCTACCATCGCGCCCCTACAGCCTGTGCCGCTGGAGGGCGAGGAGGAGGGCTGA
- a CDS encoding DivIVA domain-containing protein codes for MMTPQEVSQHAFAKASFGGYNMAMVDEFLDVLTEDYSALYKENAVLKSKMKVLVEKVEEYRSTEDAMRKALLTAQRMADEMVQDAQRKQAELLAQAEAEARKKVEALRQEVENEQLRLTAAQSSTAAYVGKLKELYQHEMEYLGGLSQLSAPAPAADPVDAAVSDIDASIHKLMEEKPAEDLEDTKELEPVTTHAGGESGGLYGDLTGYSAAQAEAEMPGEKSGAPEEPAAQREEAPARHLDFKGLEHHFGKDYEIK; via the coding sequence ATGATGACTCCGCAGGAGGTCTCCCAGCACGCCTTTGCCAAGGCGTCCTTCGGGGGCTACAACATGGCGATGGTGGATGAGTTCTTGGATGTGCTCACCGAGGACTACTCCGCCCTTTACAAGGAAAACGCGGTCCTGAAGAGCAAGATGAAGGTGCTGGTGGAAAAGGTGGAGGAATACCGCTCCACCGAGGACGCCATGCGTAAGGCCCTGCTCACCGCCCAGCGGATGGCCGACGAGATGGTTCAGGATGCCCAGCGCAAGCAGGCCGAGCTGCTGGCCCAGGCGGAGGCCGAGGCCCGGAAGAAGGTAGAGGCCCTGCGGCAGGAGGTGGAGAACGAACAGCTCCGCCTGACCGCCGCCCAGAGCTCCACCGCCGCCTATGTGGGCAAGCTGAAGGAGCTCTACCAGCACGAGATGGAGTACCTGGGCGGTCTGTCCCAGCTCTCCGCCCCCGCTCCGGCCGCCGATCCGGTGGACGCCGCCGTCAGCGACATCGACGCCTCCATCCACAAGCTGATGGAGGAGAAGCCGGCGGAGGACCTGGAGGACACCAAGGAGCTGGAGCCCGTTACCACGCACGCCGGCGGCGAGAGCGGCGGGCTGTACGGGGATCTGACCGGCTATTCCGCCGCCCAGGCGGAGGCCGAGATGCCCGGCGAGAAGTCCGGCGCGCCGGAGGAGCCCGCCGCCCAGCGGGAGGAGGCCCCCGCCCGTCATCTCGACTTTAAGGGCCTGGAGCACCACTTCGGCAAGGACTACGAGATCAAGTGA